The sequence below is a genomic window from Draconibacterium halophilum.
AACTCATCCTGAACCGCAATGTGGAAACACAGGAAACTGCTGATGAATTTATTGTGAAAGTGCCATTAAAACTGAACAACCAAAGCAAATGAAGGTAGTAATTGTAGAAGACGAGCACTTTGCTGCTGAAAAACTGATGCAGCAATTAAATACCGTCGCCCCGGAGGCGGAGGTGCTTGCGGTGTTGGAATCGGTGGAGGAATCGGTGAACTGGTTTGCTGAGAATCCTGCTCCCGATTTGGTTTTTATGGACATTCAGCTCGACGACGGACTTTCGTTCGAAGTTTTTGATGAACTGGAAATAAAAGCCCCAATAATTTTTACCACAGCTTTTGACGAATACGCCATTCGTGCCTTTAAAGTAAACAGTGTTGACTACCTGCTAAAACCCATCGAGCTGGAAGCTTTGCGCTCGGCTTTGGAGAAATACACGGAGTTGTATGGCCAGCACCAACTGCTGGAAGACAAGGTGGCTAAAGTGATCGAACAGTTGTCGAGAACCTACAAGTCGAGGTTCTTTATTAAAATCGGTAACCGTTTTCAGTCCATCCAGGTGAGTAAGATCTGCTGCTTTTTTGTGCAGGAACGCAGCACTTTTATAAAAACCATGGAAGGCAAAACGTACGACCTTGACTTTTCGTTGGATCAGCTGCAAAAAATGGTCGACCCCGATCAGTTCTTCCGCATTAGCCGGAATTACCTGGTAAACATTAACTGCATTAACGAAATTGTGGGCTACTCCTCTACTCGATTGAAACTAAAACTGGCTGCGGAGCTGGGCGAAGATGTTATCGTTAGCCGCGATAAGGTTTCGGGTTTTAAGCGGTGGATGGATCAGTGAGAAAAGAGTTGGAAGCTCGAAGTCCAAACTTCCGTCTTCGGACTCCAGTCTTACGTCTTGCACAAAAAAAAGGAGCCATCGCTGACTCCTTTTCTATATACAATTATAGCTTTTCTTTTAAGCCAATTTTGCGTCAAGTTCAATTTCTGCAGTACCACCTGCATACAAGCGCGAAATCGGGCATTTTTCTTTTGCAGCTGCTGAAAGTTCCGCAAATTTCTCTTGCGACAAACCTTCGCATTTTGTTACGTTTGTTAATTTAATCTTGGTAATGGCTGGTCCGCCATCCACTTCGCCAAGCGTAACTGCTGCCTCTGTTTCAACACTTTCGGGTGTTAAATCTTCGCCGCTAATTAAAGCTGCCAAAAACATAGAGAAACAACCCGAGTGTGCTGCACCTACCAGTTCTTCAGGGTTGGTTCCTTTTCCATCTTCAAAACGCGATGCAAAAGTAAACGGCCCGCTGTAACCGGTGATGTTCATATTTCCTTTTCCCTCTTTAAGAGTTCCGTTCCAAACTGAATTTACTTTTCTTACTGACATAATTCTCAAGTTTAAAGTTTTCGATTATAATGTTTCGTCGCCTGGATTCCAGTTACATCCGGTAAGACCAGGATTCTGAGTAGCTTCCAAAGCACGTAATACTTCTGTTACGTTTCGTCCGGTAGCATCGTTGTTGCAATTTACCCATTGTATTCTTCCTTCCGGATCAACAATAAATGTTGCACGATAAGCAACGCTACCAGGTTGTAAGATACCTAATTTTTTGCTTAACGACTTTGAAGTGTCTTCGATGAGTGGATAGCTGAGATTTGACAAACGCGGATCATTCGATTTCCATGCCAGATGAACCTCTGCAGTATCGGTTGATACACCGTACAATTCGGCATTCAGCTCTTCAAATTTAGCGTGGTTGTTGTTAAACTCAACAATCTCGGTTGGACACACAAAAGTAAAGTCTTTCGGGTAAAAATAAATTACCATCCATTTCCCTGCTTTTTTATGATCTTCAGATGTTACTGTTCCGAATTGATTGTCGGCTAAAATTGCTTGCTTTTTAAACTTTGGGAATTTATCTCCTACTGATTTCATGATTCTTTGTTTTTGATTTTTAAAATTCTACACAAATGTAGATGGAAATACCACTCGTGTCAAATTGATTTTTTTTAAGCTAAATAGACAAAAGCTATACTAAAAACAGTAAACCACTGAGGTTGAAGTTTGTTCACAATCGATAATCAAAAAAATGACTCCGAAAAGAGCAACCATATTTCGTTTTTTCTGCTTGTTTCACAGCATTGTTTGTTGAACCGTCAGCATATATCATTATATTTAACCGTTTTTTGAATTATATTTCAAGATTATTTAATACCTATCCGATTAAAACTAGTATTGTTATGGAGGAAAAATCAAAAATGACATCAGTATCAAGAAGAGCATTTCTTGGTACAACAGCAGCAGCCGCTGCAGGATTTACAATTGTTCCGCGCCACGCAGTAGCAGGTCTTGGGCACAAAGCACCAAGTGACAAATTAAATATTGCCGCTGTGGGTATTGGAGGAATGGGAAATTCAAACCTTAGAAATCTTCAGTCTGAAAATATCGTTGCATTATGCGATGTTGACTGGAAGTACTCAGCACCTGTATTCGAACAGTATTCGAGTGCAAAAAAGTACAAAGACTGGCGTAAAATGTACGATGAAATGGGTGACAGCTTTGACGCTGTAGTAGTTGCAACTGCCGACCACACGCACGCAATTGTTGCCGCTCATGCCATTACAATGGGTAAGCACGTTTATGTGCAAAAACCATTAACTCACACTGTTTACGAATCAAGATTACTTACCAAACTGGCAGCCAAACATGGTGTTGCTACGTCAATGGGTAACCAGGGTTCTTCTGGCGAAGGTGTAAACCTGACCTCGGAATGGTTAGCCAACGGCGAAATTGGTGAAGTAACAAAAGTAGAAGCATTTACCGACCGTCCTATCTGGCCTCAGGGATTGAATACTCCTGAAAGAGGTGATTGGGTGCCGGATACATTAGATTGGGATCTGTTTACCGGTCCTGCAAAAATGCGTCCGTTTAACCAGGTTTATCATCCATGGAACTGGCGTGGCTGGTGGGATTATGGTACTGGTGCACTTGGCGATATGGCTTGCCATATTCTTCACCCGGTATTTGTTGGGCTTGATTTAGGTTATCCTATTCATACTCAAGG
It includes:
- a CDS encoding LytR/AlgR family response regulator transcription factor: MKVVIVEDEHFAAEKLMQQLNTVAPEAEVLAVLESVEESVNWFAENPAPDLVFMDIQLDDGLSFEVFDELEIKAPIIFTTAFDEYAIRAFKVNSVDYLLKPIELEALRSALEKYTELYGQHQLLEDKVAKVIEQLSRTYKSRFFIKIGNRFQSIQVSKICCFFVQERSTFIKTMEGKTYDLDFSLDQLQKMVDPDQFFRISRNYLVNINCINEIVGYSSTRLKLKLAAELGEDVIVSRDKVSGFKRWMDQ
- a CDS encoding OsmC family peroxiredoxin, with amino-acid sequence MSVRKVNSVWNGTLKEGKGNMNITGYSGPFTFASRFEDGKGTNPEELVGAAHSGCFSMFLAALISGEDLTPESVETEAAVTLGEVDGGPAITKIKLTNVTKCEGLSQEKFAELSAAAKEKCPISRLYAGGTAEIELDAKLA
- a CDS encoding peroxiredoxin — protein: MKSVGDKFPKFKKQAILADNQFGTVTSEDHKKAGKWMVIYFYPKDFTFVCPTEIVEFNNNHAKFEELNAELYGVSTDTAEVHLAWKSNDPRLSNLSYPLIEDTSKSLSKKLGILQPGSVAYRATFIVDPEGRIQWVNCNNDATGRNVTEVLRALEATQNPGLTGCNWNPGDETL
- a CDS encoding Gfo/Idh/MocA family protein produces the protein MEEKSKMTSVSRRAFLGTTAAAAAGFTIVPRHAVAGLGHKAPSDKLNIAAVGIGGMGNSNLRNLQSENIVALCDVDWKYSAPVFEQYSSAKKYKDWRKMYDEMGDSFDAVVVATADHTHAIVAAHAITMGKHVYVQKPLTHTVYESRLLTKLAAKHGVATSMGNQGSSGEGVNLTSEWLANGEIGEVTKVEAFTDRPIWPQGLNTPERGDWVPDTLDWDLFTGPAKMRPFNQVYHPWNWRGWWDYGTGALGDMACHILHPVFVGLDLGYPIHTQGNSTLLLQDCAPTAQSVKLTYPERKANADKPWKGLKKNTLPQVDVHWYDGGIKPMLPEGWPDGKDPNDQGGGVIFHGTKDKLICGCYGVNPWLLSGREPNAPKFRRRVETSHEMDWVRACKETTENRVPTASDFKEAGPFNEMVVMGVLGVRLQGLNKELDWDGENMQFTNLTDSEEIRTVIKDGFAIHDGHPTFQKTWTDPVPAKDFAAELIKHTYRKPWSLPDMPA